TGACCGGAATGCCGAGGTCGCCCGGCTCCCAAGGCTCAACCGGCACCCAAGGATGCAGCTTGCGGTAATAGAGCTTGAGCTCACCCTGATCGTCGATGATCAGGCCCGAATTATAGGGATTGCCGCCCGGATTGGCCTCCATGATGGAGAAGCACCCCCAGATGGCATTGTCGCGGCAGGCCTTCTTGAAGGCGGCCACTTCGGGACCATCCAGACGGCACATGATGGCCGGGTTGGTATCCATGGACAGGCCATGCAGCGCATATTCGGGGAAGACGACGAGGTCCATGGTGCCCAGATTGCGCCGCGCCTTGCCGACCAGTTCGACAATGCGCGCCGTCTGGGCGGCCAGGTCTGCCGGCGTCTCGACCAGCGGCAGCTTGAGCTGCACCAGCCCGATGACGACGCCATTCTCCGATTTGTTCAACCCGCCAAGACCGGACATGGGCAACTCCTATTTGGTGATGGACAATTCGCCTGGCACTTCGCGGGCAGCGCCCTTGGAGCGCGCCGAGGCGATCATGATGAACAGCGTCAGGATGTAGGGGGCGGCATTGAAGAAGTAGTAGCCTTGGGAAATGCCGATCGACTGCAGCGAGGGGCCAATCGCTCCGGCAGCTCCAAAGAGCAGCGCCGCCCAGATGCAGCGGATCGGGTCCCAGCGGGCAAAGATCACCAGCGCCACCGCCATCAGGCCCTGGCCCGAGCTCAGGCCCTGGTTCCACGACCCCGGATAGTAAAGCGAGAGGAAGGCGCCGCCGATCCCGGCCAGGAACCCGCCCGCCGCGGTGGCCAGGAAACGCACCCAGTCCACCGACACGCCCATGGCCCGAGCCGAGGCGGCGCTGTCGCCGGTCATGCGCACGATCAGGCCCCAGCGCGTATTGGCAAAGGCCCAGCGCATCACAATGGCCAGGACGATGCCGACGAAAAAGAGCGGATTGACCTGCAGCGCCTGCGCCAAAGCGGCATTGCCGGTCCAGTCGCCCAGCGCGATGGCGTCGAGCCGGGGCGCCGTGGGCTGGATGAAGGGCTTGCCGAAAAAGAAGGCCAGACCCGTGCCGAAACTCATGATGGCAATGCCCACGGCGATGTCGTTGACCTTGGGCAGCTTGCAGATATAGCCGTGCAGCGCGCCCAGGAAGAGCCCCGAGCCGCCCGCCGCCAGCACACCCAGCCAGGCATTGCCCGAGAGATAGGAAACGGCATAGGCGGTCATGGCGCCGAGCACCAGATTGCCCTCGAGCCCCAGATTGATGCGGCCCGACTTTTCGGTCAGGCATTCGCCCAGGCCGACAAACATGAAGGGTGTGGAGACTCGGATGGCCCCGCCCAACATGGCGATGAGAACGGTGATGACGGCGCTGTCCATCATGTGCGGTCGGCCCCCGTGCCGGGCTGGAAGAACTTGATGCGGCCATAGAGCGTCTCGCTGGTCAGCAGCACGACGAAGATGATGCCCTGCAGCACCAGCACGGTGGCGTCGGGCATGCCCATGCGCCGCTGCACCAGCCCGCCGGCGGCCGCGATGGCGCCGAACAGGATGGCCACCGGCACCACCGCCAGCGGATTGTGCCGCGCCAGGAAGGCCACCAGAATGCCGGTAAAGCCATAGCCGGCCACCAACGAGGCATTGGCTTGGCCGTGAATGGCGGCCACTTCAAAGAAGCCGGCCAGCCCCGCACAAGCGCCGGCAATGGCGCAACAGGTGATTACGAGGAACCCCACCGGCAGGCCCTGCGCCAAGGCGGCGCGCGGATTGCCGCCGGTCATGCGGGCGGCAAAGCCAAAGGTGGTGCGTGACATCAGGATATAGAGCGCCACGGCCAGCACCACCCCGGCGCCCAGGCCCCAATGCACATCGCTGAAGGGCATGGGGCCGATGCGATAGGCGTCGCCGATCGGCATGGTGCTCGGCTTGTTGGCCGAAGCCGGGTCGCGCAGCGCGCCCTCGACGAAAAAGTTCATGATGGCAATGGCGATATAGCTCAGCAGCAGGGACGAAATGGTCTCGTTGACGCCGCGATAATGCTTGAGCCAGCCGGCCAGCCCGATCCAGCAGCCGCCCACCAGCATGGCCGTGATCGCCATGATGGCCAGGGTAATGCCGGGCGCCACCGCACTGCTGACCAAGGGAATAGCAATGGCCGCGGCGGCAAAGCCGCCCAGGACCAAAGCCCCTTCGCCGCCGATAATGGTCAGGCCGATCCGCGCCGGCACGGCAAAGGCCAGCCCGGTCAGCATCAGCGGCGCTGCGCGCTGCAGCGTATTCTGGATGGAAAAGGCACTGCCAAAGCCACCGACCCAGACCAGGGCGAAGAAATCGATCGGCGACTGGCCGATAACCAGAAGGAACAGCGAGAAGAGCAGCGCCGACGCCACCAGCGCCCCGACGGGGATGACGACGGTTTCGGCGAGTTTCAGCGTCCGCACATTGGGATTGCGGGTTCGGGGCTCAAATCCTGCATTGGCGATGGTCATCGATCCACTCCGCTGAACGTTTCGGCGTCGCCCTCCCCATGGGAGAGGGCGACCGGCGAGCAGGCGGCGTGAAGTCAGGTAATCGAGCCGACCACGCCTTCGAGCAGGTAGTTCATCCCGTCAAGCACGGGATCGTAATTATCCATCGTCCCCTCGATCACCACATTGCCCATATTGTCCTTGAGCGGACCGACATAGATGGGTTCCTGGTTCTTGAGGGCGGCAATGGCGGCATCTGCCGCAGCAATGGCTTCGGGCGTCGCGCCCGCGCCATAGGGCGTGTTCTGCAGCATGTCATTGTGGTAGCCGCCGGCCACGAAATTGGGCAGGGGCTCACCCTTGGCCAGCAGCTCGGCATACATCGAATAGATGGTGCTCCACTTGTATTCGGCGCCGGTGATGAAGCCGTTGGGCGCCAGTGGGGCCTGGCTGGCATTGTGGCCGCAGGTCTTCACGCCGCGCGCTTCGGCGGTTTCCACCACCACTTTGGGGCCATCGACATGGCAGGTGATGACGTCGCAGCCGGCGTCGATCAGCGCATTGGTTGCCTCGGCCTCGCGCACTGGCATGGACCATTCGCCGGTAAAAATCACCTGCACGGTCGCGGCCGGATTGGTCTTCCTGGCGCCGAGCAGGAAGGAATTGACATTGGATAGCACCGTGGGGATCGGCTTGGCGGCGACGAAGCCGAGCTTGCCGGTGGGGCTGGATGCGCCGGCGGCCACGCCATCCACATAATGGGCCTGGTTGAGGTAGCAGAAATAGGAGCCGGCATTGGCCGGGTCGCCCTCCTTCCAAAGGGGCGCCGCGTGGCGGAACTGCACGTCGGGATATTTCTGGGCCATCTCGACCACGAAGGGGCTGTAATAGCCAAACGATGTCGCCAGGATCAGATTGGCACCGTCCAGGTTGATCATGGACTCCATGGATTGGCTGACCGCGTCGGTCTCGGGGACATTCTCTTCCTCGATGACGGTGACGCCAGGCACTGCCTTTAGGATTTCCATGGCCACGGCATGGGCCTGGTTCCAGCCAAAGTCATCGCGCGGCCCGACATAGACGGCCCCCAGCACGATCGGCGATTGCGCCCGGGCCAGGCCCATGGGCAGCGCCGTTGCAAGCATGCCGGCAGCGCGGCCTTGAGCAGCGAACGACGGGAAAGTGATGGTGGGTTCAACCGGTCACTGCAACACCTTCTGCAGCCTATCGGCCGGTGTTTCGAAGTCGAGGGTCTTTCGGGGTCTTTGGTTGAGCCGCAGAGCGATATCGTCGAGTTGGGCCTGCGAGACCTGGGAGAAGTTTGTTGCTCTGGGGAAGTACTGCCGGAGAAGGCCGTTGGTGTTTTCGTTGCTACCGCGCTGCCAGGGACTGCGCGGATCGCAGAAGTAGACCTGTAGATCGGTTGCGACGGTGAAGCTCTCGTGACGAGCCATCTCCTTGCCCTGGTCCCACGTCAACGAGCGCCGCAACTCTTCTGGCAACCTGCCGATCCTCTCGGCAAGGGCCGTTACAACAGTCGCCGAGTCCCTTCTGGCCAGCTTCACAAGCATCGTAAACCGGCTGTGGCGCTCGACGAGGGTGACGATGTTGGTGTCGTTGGCGCCGGCGAGCAGATCACCCTCCCAATGACCTGGGATGGCGCGATCCTCGGCCTCGGCAGGTCGCTCGCGGATGGAGATCATGCCGAGGATTTGTCCTTGCCCTGTTCGGCTCTGCGCCCCTTTGGGAAGGCGCATTTGCCGTCTGGTGCGCAGATGGGCTGTCAGTTCCTTCTTGAGCACCCCACGGGACTGGATGAACAGACTGCGGTAGATCGCTTCATGAGATATCCGCATGCCTGGATCGCCTGGGTATTCTCGCCTCAGCCAGCCCACTATCTGCTGGGGCGACCACTGCAGCGCCAGCTTTTGCGCCACAAGC
This sequence is a window from Devosia beringensis. Protein-coding genes within it:
- a CDS encoding BMP family ABC transporter substrate-binding protein, with product MLATALPMGLARAQSPIVLGAVYVGPRDDFGWNQAHAVAMEILKAVPGVTVIEEENVPETDAVSQSMESMINLDGANLILATSFGYYSPFVVEMAQKYPDVQFRHAAPLWKEGDPANAGSYFCYLNQAHYVDGVAAGASSPTGKLGFVAAKPIPTVLSNVNSFLLGARKTNPAATVQVIFTGEWSMPVREAEATNALIDAGCDVITCHVDGPKVVVETAEARGVKTCGHNASQAPLAPNGFITGAEYKWSTIYSMYAELLAKGEPLPNFVAGGYHNDMLQNTPYGAGATPEAIAAADAAIAALKNQEPIYVGPLKDNMGNVVIEGTMDNYDPVLDGMNYLLEGVVGSIT
- a CDS encoding IS30 family transposase; amino-acid sequence: MVTSRIWFTAEQKVELWERWKQGQSISSISRALERRTKGGVQRIVVVHGGIAPSARRRAAWTLELGEREEISRGIAAGLAIRAIARCLGRSPSTISREIARNGGKQAYRATRADKKAWEQALRPKRCRLACSEQLRWLVAQKLALQWSPQQIVGWLRREYPGDPGMRISHEAIYRSLFIQSRGVLKKELTAHLRTRRQMRLPKGAQSRTGQGQILGMISIRERPAEAEDRAIPGHWEGDLLAGANDTNIVTLVERHSRFTMLVKLARRDSATVVTALAERIGRLPEELRRSLTWDQGKEMARHESFTVATDLQVYFCDPRSPWQRGSNENTNGLLRQYFPRATNFSQVSQAQLDDIALRLNQRPRKTLDFETPADRLQKVLQ
- a CDS encoding ABC transporter permease, coding for MMDSAVITVLIAMLGGAIRVSTPFMFVGLGECLTEKSGRINLGLEGNLVLGAMTAYAVSYLSGNAWLGVLAAGGSGLFLGALHGYICKLPKVNDIAVGIAIMSFGTGLAFFFGKPFIQPTAPRLDAIALGDWTGNAALAQALQVNPLFFVGIVLAIVMRWAFANTRWGLIVRMTGDSAASARAMGVSVDWVRFLATAAGGFLAGIGGAFLSLYYPGSWNQGLSSGQGLMAVALVIFARWDPIRCIWAALLFGAAGAIGPSLQSIGISQGYYFFNAAPYILTLFIMIASARSKGAAREVPGELSITK
- a CDS encoding ABC transporter permease; amino-acid sequence: MTIANAGFEPRTRNPNVRTLKLAETVVIPVGALVASALLFSLFLLVIGQSPIDFFALVWVGGFGSAFSIQNTLQRAAPLMLTGLAFAVPARIGLTIIGGEGALVLGGFAAAAIAIPLVSSAVAPGITLAIMAITAMLVGGCWIGLAGWLKHYRGVNETISSLLLSYIAIAIMNFFVEGALRDPASANKPSTMPIGDAYRIGPMPFSDVHWGLGAGVVLAVALYILMSRTTFGFAARMTGGNPRAALAQGLPVGFLVITCCAIAGACAGLAGFFEVAAIHGQANASLVAGYGFTGILVAFLARHNPLAVVPVAILFGAIAAAGGLVQRRMGMPDATVLVLQGIIFVVLLTSETLYGRIKFFQPGTGADRT